Within Sander lucioperca isolate FBNREF2018 chromosome 22, SLUC_FBN_1.2, whole genome shotgun sequence, the genomic segment CGCCAAAGACAAGAACCTGAAGCGTCACTCGCTCATCAATGTGCTCCCGTGGAAGCGGATTGTAGCGGTGTCCGCCAAGAAGAAAGGCTCCAAGAAGGTGCAGCCCAACGGCACCTACCAGAACAATGTCACCCAGCTGAACAATGAAAACCTGAAGAAGTCACAGTCATGCGCCAACCTGTCCACCTTCACCCAGGATCAGAGCACTCCTGCTCTCACCAAGACCTCCAACAACACAGTATCGTCTATCAAGAAAGCCCCTCTGACCAACTCCAATGTGGCACCTGGGACCCCTAAGAGAGTGATTGTCCAGGCCTCCACCAGTGAGCTGCTGCGCTGCCTCGGGGAGTTTCTGTGCCGGCGTTGTTTCCGGCTGAAACACCTGTCACCCACTGACCCAGTGCTGTGGCTGCGCAGCGTGGACCGCTCCCTGCTGCTCCAAGGCTGGCAGGACCAGGGATTCATCACCCCTGCAAACGTGGTCTTTGTCTACATGCTTTGCCGTGACGTGGTCTCCTCCGAGGTGGCCACGGAGCACGAGCTGCAGGCCGTGCTGCTCACCTGCCTCTACCTGTCTTACTCCTACATGGGCAACGAGATCTCCTACCCTCTCAAGCCTTTCTTGGTGGAGAGCTCCAAGGAGACCTTCTGGGACCGCTGCCTGTCCATCATCAACCTGATGAGCGCAAAGATGCTCCAGATCAACTCCGACCCACACTACTTCACTCAGGTGTTTGCAGACCTGAAGAACGAGAGCcagaaggaagaggagaggagccgCCTGCTCATCGGCCTGGACCGGTGAGGGGGGGCGCAGAGGGTTCAGGGGAGAATGGGAATACTCAATAGTCTGGCATTTGGACAAATTTGAAAGATTAGTTGTGatgctatttatttattattgtccAAACTCAAGTGTGACGAGGCCAATTAGAAAGTATTTGACATTCATCACAACTTTGTATCTAGTAAGACTGAATCTTCAACTCTGGGGTAGTGTTTTAGATGGATTTAGATAGAGTTTGCATTGAGGGATAACATTTGCAATGGTCACCTAAAAATAAGGCATAAGGTCGAAAAAGCCAGAAGATTGTAGTTATCAAGTTCTattttcaaacgagcaaaggaTGGATTTTCTGTAAACCTGAGAATGAAAGCTTTTTTTTCGACAATGatatataaacaaaaaatgCCAGACTTGGGTAAATCCTTTGCTAACTTacagatatatatctatataaaatactgaaaatcttaaaaaacatttcagacaaaaagacaaaaaaccaTTAGAAAAGAAAGCGTACATCTACAGCAATGAATGTGGAGAGGACTGAGGCTGCGGCAGCCCACCAGTGACCTTCTGACTGTTTGACGATGTGATGTGCACTGCCTACTGCAGGAGGGCGAGGGCCATCGCCTGACTGGCTTTCTTCATGCATCACGGATGAACAGGCACGTCTGGCTGCAAACTCTGGATCTTTGGAAGGCCAACACCACGTCCCGTCCATTAATACGGATACCATTGGAATCTTTTTGCTGAAATGCATatctgaaaaaaaacagcaggggCCATCAATGCTGGATCCATATTTTTGTGGGTTTCTGTTCGTGACTTTACAACAGGacttatactgtatactgtatttcGATGGACAAACACTGCATTGTGGGACTTTTGATAAGGAGGACAACAGCCAGAGGACATATGATGAGAAAGACCTACTTTATTTTCAtctaggaaaaaaaaataaaacaagttaaTGGATGTTTTACTCCCCAGAGGCTTACACCTATGGAGGCTTATTTATTGCTTTTCTGGAACAGGTTTTctttgatttctttctttttttttgaacttagaaatgtaatgttttgcaCGTGTGCCATGCAATTTTACAGAGTTTCCGGGAGGTGAAGGAACAATTAttacttttcttctttttacttGATTTGTAAACCGACTGCATCTGCATTAGAGAATGCTGTGAACAAAGTGACAGTAGTTTATTTAGCTATGCTTGCTAAAATAGGCTATTTGTTTACCAGGGAAATTCTTTTTGTACTTTTGTCGATTTTGGAATGATGTTTGATTTCGTGCTTATGGTTCAGCatagaaaatgttaaaaaaaaaacaaaaaaaaaccagtgCCATATCTTCGATGAAAATCCCACAGGTCTGAGAACACTCTGAAATACTGTACTGTTTGTCCAGCTGTTGAATGATGGGATGGAATTTCATCTACTACTAATTACTTACTGACACCTAATTTATTgccattcatgtatttatttaggcACATCTAATGTAAATGAAAGACCGTGATGAGAGACTTTGAAAAGGGAATAAtgtgagagggggggggggggtttgctgGTATGGCAGGTGTGCTTATCTTTGGTGGGAATGAAGATTGATCTGgtttatgcaaatgaatgttGCTGGAATTTATTGATGAATACCTAATTAAACAAACCAATGTCAAATCTGACCCGTCACCAAAGGGACATCATCAAGGACACCTCGACAGAACAACACATCATTGACCTTAAACTAAAGAAAAAGCCcttaaaaaacatctttttgtcCCGCACTGCTGGCCTGCACGAGGAGCTAACCCAACCTgctgtccccccccccacccacccacccacacacacacacacacacacacacacacaggtttgtggcactatctttgtggggacccgtcattgacataatgcattccctagccccttaccctaaccttaaccatcacaacttaatgcctaaccttaacccttaccctcaccctaaccataacctaattctatctctaatcctacaaccaagtgttaaccctcaaacagccctttaaacttgtggggtccagcattttggccccacaaagctttCGGgatcccacaagtatact encodes:
- the cdk5r1b gene encoding cyclin-dependent kinase 5 activator 1b translates to MGTVLSLSPSYRKAALFEDGPATVGHYTAVQNSKNAKDKNLKRHSLINVLPWKRIVAVSAKKKGSKKVQPNGTYQNNVTQLNNENLKKSQSCANLSTFTQDQSTPALTKTSNNTVSSIKKAPLTNSNVAPGTPKRVIVQASTSELLRCLGEFLCRRCFRLKHLSPTDPVLWLRSVDRSLLLQGWQDQGFITPANVVFVYMLCRDVVSSEVATEHELQAVLLTCLYLSYSYMGNEISYPLKPFLVESSKETFWDRCLSIINLMSAKMLQINSDPHYFTQVFADLKNESQKEEERSRLLIGLDR